A single genomic interval of Helianthus annuus cultivar XRQ/B chromosome 13, HanXRQr2.0-SUNRISE, whole genome shotgun sequence harbors:
- the LOC118485871 gene encoding NAD(P)H-quinone oxidoreductase subunit I, chloroplastic-like, with translation MVTEFMNYGQQTVRAARYIGQGFMITLSHANRLPVTIQYPYEKLITSERFRGRIHFEFDKCIACEVCVRVCPIDLPVVDWKLETDIRKKRLLNYSIDFRICIFCGNCVEYCPTNCLSMTEEYELSTYDRPIGNDNRMHRLLEEVLTCIYI, from the coding sequence ATGGTAACTGAGTTCATGAATTATGGCCAACAAACAGTACGAGCTGCAAGGTATATTGGTCAAGGTTTCATGATTACCTTATCACACGCGAATCGTTTACCTGTAACTATTCAATACCCCTACGAAAAATTGATCACATCCGAGCGTTTCCGCGGTCGAATCCACTTTGAATTTGATAAATGCATTGCTTGTGAAGTATGTGTTCGTGTATGTCCTATAGATCTACCCGTTGTTGATTGGAAATTGGAAACTGATATTAGAAAGAAACGATTGCTTAATTACAGTATTGATTTCAGAATATGTATATTTTGTGGTAATTGCGTTGAGTATTGTCCAACAAATTGCTTATCAATGACTGAAGAATATGAACTTTCTACTTATGATCGTCCAATTGGAAATGATAACAGAATGCATAGGTTGTTAGAAGAAGTTCTAACATGCATATACATATAG
- the LOC118485869 gene encoding protein Ycf2-like, translating to MDTNTIRSALHRQIWDLRSQVRSVQDHGILFYQIGRAVAQNVLLSNCPIDPISIYMKKKSCNEVDFYLYNWYFELGTSMKKLTILLYLLSCSAGSVTQDLWSLPGPDEKNGITPYELVENDSGLVRGLLEVEGALVGSSRTCSQFDKDRVTLLLRPEPRNPLDMMQKGSCSILDQRFLYEKDESEFEEGEGALDRQQIEEDLFNHIVWAPRIWRPWGFLFDCIERPNELGFPYWSRSFRGKRIIYDKEDELQENDSEFLQSGTAQYQTRDRSSKEQGLFRISQFIWDPADPLFFLFKAQPFVSVFSHRELFADEEMSKGLLTPQTNPPTSLYKRWFIKKTQEKHFELLINRQRWLRTNWGSFICIEISTTQ from the exons ATGGATACTAATACAATTAGATCCGCTCTTCATAGACAAATTTGGGATTTGCGATCCCAGGTAAGATCGGTCCAGGATCATGGGATCCTTTTCTATCAGATAGGAAGGGCTGTAGCACAAAATGTACTTTTAAGTAATTGCCCCATAGAtcctatatctatctatatgaaAAAGAAATCATGTAACGAAGTGGATTTTTATTTGTACAATTGGTACTTCGAACTTGGAACGAGCATGAAGAAATTAACGATACTTCTTTATCTTTTGAGTTGTTCTGCCGGATCGGTCACTCAAGATCTTTGGTCTCTACCCGGACCCGATGAAAAAAATGGGATCACTCCTTATGAACTCGTTGAGAATGATTCTGGTCTAGTTCGTGGCCTATTAGAAGTGGAAGGCGCTCTGGTGGGATCCTCACGGACATGCAGTCAGTTTGATAAGGATCGAGTGACATTGCTTCTTCGACCCGAACCAAGGAATCCCTTAGATATGATGCAAAAAGGATCTTGTTCTATCCTTGATCAGAGATTTCTCTATGAAAAAGACGAATCGGAGTTTGAAGAGGGGGAAGGAGCCCTCGACCGGCAACAGATAGAGGAGGATTTATTCAATCACATAGTTTGGGCTCCTAGAATATGGCGCCCTTGGGGCTTTCTATTTGATTGTATCGAAAGGCCCAATGAATTGGGATTTCCCTATTGGTCCAGGTCATTTCGGGGCAAGCGGATCATTTATGATAAAGAGGATGAGCTTCAAGAGAATGATTCGGAGTTCTTGCAGAGTGGAACCGCGCAGTACCAGACACGAGATAGATCTTCCAAAGAACAAGGCCTTTTTCGAATAAGCCAATTCATTTGGGACCCTGCAGATCCACTCTTTTTCCTATTCAAAGCTCAGCCCTTTGTCTCTGTGTTTTCACATCGAGAATTATTTGCAGATGAAGAGATGTCAAAGGGGCTTCTTACTCCCCAAACAAATCCTCCTAC ATCTCTATATAAACGCTGGTTTATCAAGAAGACGCAAGAAAAGCACTTCGAATTGTTGATTAATCGCCAGAGATGGCTTAGAACCAATTGGGGATCTTTTATATGTATCGAAATATCCACAActcaataa
- the LOC118485872 gene encoding DNA-directed RNA polymerase subunit beta-like, which produces MVKESSYAPEDRLLRTILGMRVYTSKETCLKLPIGGRGRVIDVRWVQSSKIDETEKTESIRVYILQKREIKVGDKVAGRHGNKGIISKILPRQDMPYLQDGRPVDMVFNPLGVPSRMNVGQIFESSLGLAGDLLDRHYRIAPFDERYEQEASRKLVFSELYEASKQTANPWIFEPESPGKGWSMWFNSMQSEEPYQGLTCRESS; this is translated from the coding sequence ATGGTGAAAGAATCATCGTATGCCCCGGAAGATAGACTGTTACGAACCATACTTGGCATGCGGGTATATACTTCAAAAGAAACTTGTCTAAAACTACCTATAGGCGGTAGGGGTCGGGTTATTGATGTGAGATGGGTCCAGAGTTCTAAGATAGATGAGACAGAGAAAACAGAAAGTATTCGTGTATATATTTTACAGAAACGTGAAATAAAAGTAGGTGATAAAGTAGCTGGAAGACATGGAAATAAGGGTATCATTTCAAAAATTTTACCTAGACAAGATATGCCTTATTTGCAAGATGGAAGACCTGTTGATATGGTCTTCAATCCATTAGGAGTACCTTCGCGAATGAATGTAGGACAAATATTTGAATCTTCGCTCGGGTTAGCGGGGGATTTGCTAGACAGACATTATCGAATAGCGCCTTTTGATGAGAGATATGAACAAGAAGCTTCGAGAAAACTGGTGTTTTCTGAGTTATATGAAGCCAGTAAGCAAACAGCGAATCCATGGATATTTGAACCCGAGTCTCCAGGAAAAGGGTGGAGCATGTGGTTTAATTCGATGCAAAGCGAAGAACCTTACCAGGGCTTGACATGCCGCGAATCCTCTTGA
- the LOC118485969 gene encoding ribulose bisphosphate carboxylase large chain-like: MSCREVLMSPQTETKASVGFKAGVKDYKLTYYTPEYETKDTDILAAFRVTPQPGVPPEEAGAAVAAESSTGTWTTVWTDGLTSLDRYKGRCYGLEPVPGEDNQFIAYVAYPLDLFEEGSVTNMFTSIVGNVFGFKALRALRLEDLRIPTAYVKTFDGPPHGIQVERDKLNKYGRPLLGCTIKPKLGLSAKNYGRACYECLRGGLDFTKDDENVNSQPFMR, translated from the coding sequence ATGAGTTGTAGGGAGGTACTTATGTCACCACAAACAGAGACTAAAGCAAGTGTTGGATTCAAAGCTGGTGTTAAAGATTATAAATTGACTTATTATACTCCTGAATATGAAACCAAGGATACTGATATCTTGGCAGCATTTCGAGTAACTCCTCAACCTGGAGTTCCGCCTGAAGAAGCAGGGGCCGCAGTAGCTGCCGAATCTTCTACTGGTACATGGACAACTGTATGGACCGATGGACTTACCAGCCTTGACCGTTACAAAGGCCGATGCTATGGACTTGAGCCTGTTCCAGGAGAAGACAATCAATTTATTGCTTATGTAGCGTACCCATTAGACCTTTTTGAAGAAGGTTCTGTTACTAACATGTTTACTTCCATTGTAGGTAATGTATTTGGGTTCAAAGCCCTGCGTGCTCTACGTCTGGAAGATTTGCGAATCCCGACTGCGTATGTTAAAACTTTCGACGGTCCGCCTCACGGTATCCAAGTTGAAAGAGATAAATTGAACAAGTATGGTCGTCCCCTGTTGGGATGTACTATTAAACCGAAATTGGGGTTATCCGCTAAAAACTACGGTAGAGCTTGTTATGAATGTCTTCGTGGTGGCCTTGATTTTACTAAAGATGATGAGAACGTGAACTCCCAACCATTTATGCGTTAA
- the LOC118485867 gene encoding ATP synthase subunit beta, chloroplastic-like — translation IDLIWSTKEGSITSIQAVYVPADDLTDPAPATTFAHLDATTVLSRGLAAKGIYPAVDPLDSTSTMLQPRIVGDEHYETAKQVKQTLQRYKELQDIIAILGLDELSEEDRLTVARARKIERFLSQPFFIAEVFTGSPGKYVGLVETIRGFQLILSGELDGLPEQAFYLVGNIDEATAKAMNLEMESNSKK, via the coding sequence ATTGATTTAATCTGGTCGACCAAAGAAGGGTCCATAACTTCTATTCAAGCTGTTTATGTACCTGCAGATGATTTGACCGACCCTGCTCCTGCTACGACATTTGCACATTTAGATGCTACGACCGTATTATCAAGAGGATTGGCTGCCAAAGGTATCTATCCAGCAGTAGATCCTTTAGATTCAACGTCAACTATGCTACAACCCCGGATCGTTGGTGACGAACATTATGAAACTGCAAAACAGGTTAAGCAAACTTTACAACGTTACAAAGAACTTCAAGATATTATAGCTATTCTTGGATTAGACGAATTATCCGAAGAAGATCGTTTAACCGTAGCAAGAGCGCGAAAAATTGAGCGTTTCTTATCACAACCTTTTTTCATAGCAGAAGTATTTACGGGTTCTCCGGGAAAATATGTTGGTTTAGTAGAAACAATTAGAGGCTTTCAATTAATCCTTTCCGGAGAATTAGATGGTCTTCCCGAACAGGCCTTTTATTTGGTAGGTAACATCGATGAAGCTACGGCGAAGGCTATGAACTTAGAAATGGAGAGCAATTCGAAGAAATGA
- the LOC118485973 gene encoding 30S ribosomal protein S4, chloroplastic-like, whose protein sequence is RGPRFKKIRRLGALPGLTNKRPRAGSDLRNQSRSGKKSQYRIRLEEKQKLRFHDGLTERQLLKYVRIAGKAKGSTGQVLLQLLEMRLDNILFRLGMAPTIPGARQLVNHRHILVNGRIVDIPSYRCKPRDTIAARDEQKSRALIQNSLDSSPPEELPNHLTLQPFQYKGLVNQIIDSKWVGLKINELLVVEYYSRQT, encoded by the coding sequence CGAGGTCCTCGTTTCAAAAAAATACGTCGCCTTGGGGCTTTACCAGGGCTAACTAATAAAAGGCCCAGAGCTGGAAGTGATCTTAGAAACCAATCGCGTTCCGGGAAAAAATCCCAATATCGTATTCGCCtagaagaaaaacaaaaattgcgTTTTCATGATGGTCTTACAGAACGACAATTACTTAAATACGTTCGTATCGCCGGAAAGGCAAAGGGGTCAACAGGTCAGGTTTTACTACAATTACTTGAAATGCGCCTGGATAACATCCTTTTTCGGTTGGGTATGGCTCCGACTATTCCGGGAGCTCGCCAATTAGTTAACCATAGACATATTTTAGTCAATGGTCGTATAGTAGATATACCAAGTTATCGCTGCAAACCCCGAGATACTATTGCGGCGAGGGATGAACAAAAATCTAGAGCTCTAATTCAAAATTCTCTCGATTCATCCCCTCCTGAGGAATTGCCAAACCATTTGACTCTTCAACCATTCCAATATAAAGGATTAGTCAATCAAATAATAGATAGTAAATGGGTCGGCTTGAAAATAAATGAATTGCTAGTGGTAGAATATTATTCTCGTCAGACTTAA
- the LOC118485870 gene encoding photosystem I P700 chlorophyll a apoprotein A1-like, translated as MGWISISLDTAKSIYSELPVSTHIGPSAQVVWPIVGQEILNGDVGGGFRGIQITSGFFQLWRASGITSELQLYCTAIGALIFAALMLFAGWFHYHKAAPKLAWFQDVESMLNHHLAGLLGLGSLSWAGHQVHVSLPINQFLNAGVDPKEISLPHEFILNRDLLAQLYPSFAEGATPFFTLNWSKYADFLTFRGGLDPVTGGLWLTDTAHHHLAIAILFLIAGHMYRTNWGIGHGLKDILEAHKGPFTGQGHKGLYEILTTSWHAQLSLNLAMLGSLTIIVAHHMYAMPPYPYLATDYGTQLSLFTHHMWIGGFLIVGAAAHAAIFMVRDYDPTTRYNDLLDRVLRHRDAIISHLNWACIFLGFHSFGLYIHNDTMSALGRPQDMFSDTAIQLQPVFAQWIQNTHALAPGATAPGATASTSLTWGGGDLVAVGGKVALLPIPLGTADFLVHHIHAFTIHVTGLILLKGVIFARSSRLIPDKANLGFRFPCDGPGRGGDMSSISLGPCLLRTILDVQFNFSSHISFQLENAVRCLGQYKRSRSRNSYHGRKLCAEFYYY; from the exons ATGGGTTGGATTTCTATTAGTTTGGATACGGCAAAATCGATCTATTCGGAA TTACCTGTGTCCACTCACATTGGGCCTAGTGCCCAGGTGGTTTGGCCGATAGTGGGCCAAGAAATATTGAATGGTGATGTGGGCGGGGGCTTCCGAGGAATACAAATAACCTCTGGGTTTTTTCAGCTTTGGCGAGCATCTGGAATAACTAGCGAATTACAACTCTATTGTACCGCAATTGGTGCATTGATCTTTGCAGCGTTAATGCTTTTTGCTGGTTGGTTTCATTATCATAAAGCTGCTCCAAAATTGGCTTGGTTTCAAGATGTAGAATCTATGTTGAATCACCATTTAGCGGGGCTACTAGGACTTGGGTCTCTCTCTTGGGCGGGGCATCAAGTACATGTATCTTTACCTATTAACCAATTTCTAAACGCTGGAGTAGATCCTAAAGAAATATCACTTCCTCATGAATTTATCTTGAATCGGGATCTTTTGGCTCAACTTTATCCCAGTTTTGCCGAGGGAGCAACCCCGTTTTTCACCTTGAATTGGTCAAAATATGCTGACTTTCTTACTTTTCGTGGAGGATTAGACCCCGTAACTGGAGGTCTATGGCTAACCGATACTGCACACCATCATTTAGCTATTGCAATTCTTTTTCTTATAGCGGGTCACATGTATAGGACCAACTGGGGCATTGGTCATGGTCTAAAAGATATTTTAGAAGCTCATAAAGGTCCATTTACGGGCCAGGGCCATAAAGGCCTATATGAGATCCTAACAACGTCGTGGCATGCTCAATTATCTCTTAACCTAGCTATGTTAGGCTCTTTAACCATTATTGTAGCTCACCATATGTATGCCATGCCTCCTTATCCATATCTAGCTACTGACTATGGTACACAACTATCATTGTTCACACATCATATGTGGATTGGTGGATTTCTCATAGTTGGTGCTGCTGCGCATGCAGCCATTTTTATGGTAAGAGACTACGATCCAACTACTCGATACAACGATCTATTAGATCGTGTTCTTAGGCATCGCGATGCAATCATATCACATCTCAACTGGGCATGTATATTTCTAGGCTTTCACAGTTTTGGTTTGTATATTCATAATGATACCATGAGCGCTTTAGGGCGTCCTCAAGATATGTTTTCAGATACCGCTATCCAATTACAACCCGTCTTTGCTCAATGGATACAAAACACCCACGCTTTAGCACCTGGTGCAACGGCTCCTGGTGCAACAGCAAGCACCAGTTTAACTTGGGGGGGCGGTGATTTAGTAGCAGTGGGTGGCAAGGTAGCTTTGTTACCTATTCCATTAGGAACCGCGGATTTTTTGGTACATCACATTCATGCATTTACGATTCATGTGACGGGATTGATACTTCTGAAAGGTGTTATATTTGCTCGTAGCTCCCGTTTGATACCGGATAAAGCAAATCTTGGGTTTCGTTTTCCTTGTGATGGGCCTGGAAGGGGGGGGGACATGTCAAGTATCAGCTTGGGACCATGTCTTCTTAGGACTATTCTGGATGTACAATTCAATTTCAGTAGTCATATTTCATTTCAGTTGGAAAATGCAGTCAGATGTTTGGGGCAGTATAAGCGATCAAGGAGTCGTAACTCATATCACGGGAGGAAACTTTGCGCAGAGTTCTATTACTATTAA
- the LOC118485875 gene encoding DNA-directed RNA polymerase subunit beta-like: MVKESSYAPEDRLLRTILGMRVYTSKETCLKLPIGGRGRFIDVRWVQSSKIDETEKTESIRVYILQKREIKVGDKVAGRHGNKGIISKILPRQDMPYLQDGRPVDMVFNPLGVPSRMNVGQIFESSLGLAGDLLDRHYRIAPFDERYEQEASRKLVFSELYEASKQTANPWIFEPESPGKGWSMWFNSMQSEEPYQGLTCRESS, encoded by the coding sequence ATGGTGAAAGAATCATCGTATGCCCCGGAAGATAGACTGTTACGAACCATACTTGGCATGCGGGTATATACTTCAAAAGAAACTTGTCTAAAACTACCTATAGGCGGTAGGGGTCGGTTTATTGATGTGAGATGGGTCCAGAGTTCTAAGATAGATGAGACAGAGAAAACAGAAAGTATTCGTGTATATATTTTACAGAAACGTGAAATAAAAGTAGGTGATAAAGTAGCTGGAAGACATGGAAATAAGGGTATCATTTCAAAAATTTTACCTAGACAAGATATGCCTTATTTGCAAGATGGAAGACCTGTTGATATGGTCTTCAATCCATTAGGAGTACCTTCGCGAATGAATGTAGGACAAATATTTGAATCTTCGCTCGGGTTAGCGGGGGATTTGCTAGACAGACATTATCGAATAGCGCCTTTTGATGAGAGATATGAACAAGAAGCTTCGAGAAAACTGGTGTTTTCTGAGTTATATGAAGCCAGTAAGCAAACAGCGAATCCATGGATATTTGAACCCGAGTCTCCAGGAAAAGGGTGGAGCATGTGGTTTAATTCGATGCAAAGCGAAGAACCTTACCAGGGCTTGACATGCCGCGAATCCTCTTGA
- the LOC118485971 gene encoding 30S ribosomal protein S7, chloroplastic — protein sequence MSRRGTAEEKTAKSDPIYRNRLVNMLVNRILKHGKKSLAYQIIYRAVKKIQQKTETNPLSVLRQAIHGVTPGIAVKARRVGGSTHQVPIEIGSTQGKALAIRWLLAASRKRPGRNMAFKLSSELVDAAKGSGDAIRKREETHRMAEANRAFAHFR from the coding sequence ATGTCACGTCGAGGTACTGCAGAAGAAAAAACTGCAAAATCCGATCCAATTTATCGTAATCGATTAGTTAACATGTTGGTTAACCGTATTCTGAAACACGGAAAAAAATCATTGGCTTATCAAATTATCTATCGAGCCGTGAAAAAGATTCAACAAAAGACAGAAACAAATCCACTATCTGTTTTACGTCAAGCAATACATGGAGTCACTCCGGGTATAGCAGTAAAAGCAAGACGTGTAGGTGGATCGACTCATCAAGTTCCCATTGAAATAGGATCCACACAAGGAAAAGCACTTGCCATTCGTTGGTTATTAGCGGCATCCCGAAAACGTCCGGGTCGAAATATGGCTTTCAAATTAAGTTCCGAATTAGTGGATGCTGCCAAAGGGAGTGGCGATGCCATACGCAAAAGGGAAGAGACTCATAGAATGGCAGAGGCAAATAGAGCTTTTGCACATTTTCGTTAA